Proteins from a single region of Gaiellales bacterium:
- a CDS encoding CaiB/BaiF CoA-transferase family protein, whose amino-acid sequence MTAHPSGPLAGLVVLDLATIFAGPSACRHLADFGADVIKVERPGAGDGARHLGECDGEDSFYWRQVGRNKRPIELDLKADAGREVLLQLVRDADVLVENFRPGTMERLGLDPETVLLRENPGLVVLRVTGYGQEGPYADRAGFGTMAEAMSTLAHTTGQPDGPPTLPPVALADEVTGMRGAFAVLAALRHRDATGEGQVIDITLLESLVDMVGPGPAIYARTGHSDGRIGSRLCFSAPRNIYQCSDGYIVLSGSANQVALRVFDAIGRSDLREDERFTTGHGRIRHVEALDEIITGWTTQHTVAQAIETFSAAGAAAGPVYDAEALVNDPHVRERGCFVEVESPEGNEPILQLDVHPRLSRTPGRIRHAGLAPGACTDEVLAELGYAPDQIQQLREQGAVGGTPVQALAAVV is encoded by the coding sequence ATGACCGCTCACCCCTCAGGCCCGCTGGCCGGGCTCGTCGTCCTCGATCTGGCCACCATCTTCGCCGGCCCCTCCGCGTGCCGGCATCTCGCCGACTTCGGCGCCGACGTGATCAAGGTCGAGCGTCCGGGCGCCGGTGACGGAGCGCGGCACCTGGGCGAGTGCGACGGCGAGGACAGCTTCTACTGGCGGCAGGTGGGCCGGAACAAGCGGCCGATCGAGCTCGACCTGAAGGCCGACGCCGGCCGAGAGGTGCTGCTGCAGCTCGTCCGCGACGCGGACGTCCTGGTCGAGAACTTCCGGCCCGGGACGATGGAGCGCCTCGGCCTCGATCCCGAGACGGTGCTGCTCCGCGAGAACCCGGGGCTGGTGGTGCTTCGGGTGACGGGATACGGCCAGGAGGGGCCGTATGCCGACCGCGCGGGGTTCGGGACGATGGCGGAGGCGATGTCGACGCTCGCGCACACGACCGGCCAGCCGGACGGGCCGCCGACGCTGCCGCCGGTCGCGCTCGCCGACGAGGTGACGGGCATGCGCGGCGCGTTCGCCGTGCTGGCGGCGCTGCGACACCGCGACGCGACGGGCGAGGGCCAGGTGATCGACATCACCCTGCTCGAGTCGCTCGTGGACATGGTGGGGCCGGGGCCGGCCATCTACGCGCGCACGGGCCACTCCGACGGCCGCATCGGATCGCGGCTGTGCTTCTCCGCCCCCCGCAACATCTACCAGTGCAGCGACGGCTACATCGTGCTCTCGGGCTCGGCCAACCAGGTGGCGCTGCGGGTGTTCGACGCGATCGGCCGCAGCGACCTGCGTGAGGACGAGCGGTTCACGACCGGGCACGGGCGTATCCGGCACGTCGAGGCGCTGGACGAGATCATCACCGGCTGGACGACGCAGCACACGGTGGCGCAGGCGATCGAGACGTTCTCGGCGGCCGGCGCGGCGGCCGGGCCGGTCTACGACGCCGAGGCGCTCGTGAACGACCCGCACGTGCGGGAACGCGGCTGCTTCGTCGAGGTGGAAAGCCCCGAGGGCAACGAGCCGATCCTGCAGCTGGACGTTCATCCCCGTCTGTCACGAACGCCGGGGCGCATCCGCCACGCCGGTCTGGCGCCCGGTGCGTGCACCGACGAGGTGCTCGCGGAGCTGGGGTACGCGCCCGACCAGATTCAGCAGCTACGCGAGCAGGGCGCGGTCGGCGGAACGCCGGTGCAGGCGCTCGCCGCCGTCGTCTAG
- a CDS encoding MXAN_6640 family putative metalloprotease, with product MPPAAAGAAHRVAGHTAAPATLDRARALLAPHHAARARDGTMVLRDLALHLRELGPADRRAAVRLLARPSTASAPDRNGWTAGEAVASPDCGPDICVHWAAGGADAPPATDTSPADGIPDWVAQTLQTAEEVWNAEVDSMGYRAPLHDTTSTNNGGDGRLDIYLDDLAPAGLYGACTSDDPKLATLGQAGVGWDVSAYCEVDDDYADAIFSNHTPLQNLEVTLAHEFFHAVQFAYDFGEDTWLMEATAAWMEDEVYDAVNDNRQYLRTSALSAPWLPLDRTKGCCYQYGAWIWFRYLSESMGPSVVRDIWNRADGSLGGPDDYSTQAVAHVLRARGTTFRRQFGDFAAWNRIPALRYSEGRHYPTPPASASYRLGATHRTTGWLGLPLKHMSSVYLGFRPSRSGGARAHLRVQLDGPRNADGPEGRLLVFTSTGAVSVKRFALDGSGDGSLRVRFGRGHVRRVVLVMSNASSRFASCYSATQYSCHGIPVDDGRRYSFRARVS from the coding sequence ATGCCCCCAGCGGCGGCGGGCGCGGCGCATCGCGTTGCGGGCCACACCGCTGCGCCGGCCACCCTCGACCGGGCACGCGCGCTGCTTGCGCCTCATCACGCCGCCCGGGCGCGAGACGGCACGATGGTGCTGCGCGACCTGGCGTTGCACCTGCGTGAGCTCGGCCCGGCCGACCGCCGGGCGGCCGTGCGCCTGCTCGCGCGCCCCTCCACCGCCTCCGCGCCGGATCGCAACGGCTGGACCGCCGGCGAGGCGGTGGCGTCGCCCGACTGCGGGCCGGACATCTGCGTGCACTGGGCGGCCGGCGGCGCGGACGCGCCGCCGGCAACGGACACGTCTCCGGCCGACGGCATACCGGATTGGGTGGCACAGACGTTGCAGACCGCCGAGGAGGTCTGGAACGCCGAGGTCGACAGCATGGGGTATCGCGCGCCGCTGCACGACACCACCTCGACGAACAACGGCGGCGACGGGCGCCTCGACATCTACCTCGACGACCTGGCGCCCGCCGGGCTCTACGGAGCGTGCACGAGCGACGACCCGAAGCTGGCGACGCTTGGGCAGGCGGGTGTCGGCTGGGACGTCTCGGCCTACTGCGAGGTCGACGACGACTACGCCGACGCGATCTTCTCCAACCACACGCCGCTGCAGAACCTCGAGGTGACGCTGGCACACGAGTTCTTCCACGCCGTCCAGTTCGCGTACGACTTCGGCGAGGACACCTGGCTGATGGAGGCCACCGCGGCGTGGATGGAGGACGAGGTCTACGACGCGGTCAACGACAACCGCCAGTACCTGCGAACCAGCGCCCTGTCGGCGCCGTGGCTGCCGCTCGACCGCACGAAGGGGTGCTGCTACCAGTACGGCGCCTGGATCTGGTTCCGGTACCTGAGCGAGTCGATGGGGCCGTCCGTCGTACGGGACATCTGGAACCGAGCGGACGGAAGCCTCGGCGGGCCGGACGACTACTCCACGCAGGCGGTCGCTCACGTGCTGCGTGCGCGCGGAACGACGTTCAGGCGGCAGTTCGGCGACTTCGCCGCGTGGAACCGCATCCCCGCGCTGCGGTACTCCGAGGGCAGGCACTACCCCACCCCGCCCGCGTCGGCGTCGTACCGCCTGGGCGCGACGCACCGCACCACCGGATGGCTGGGCCTGCCGCTGAAGCACATGAGCAGCGTCTACCTCGGGTTCCGGCCGAGCAGGTCGGGCGGCGCGCGGGCGCACCTGCGCGTCCAGCTCGACGGCCCGCGGAATGCCGATGGGCCAGAGGGGCGGCTGCTCGTGTTCACGTCCACGGGCGCCGTCTCGGTGAAGCGCTTCGCGCTCGACGGGTCAGGCGACGGGTCGCTGCGCGTGCGGTTCGGACGCGGCCACGTCAGGCGCGTCGTGCTCGTGATGAGCAACGCGAGCAGCCGGTTCGCGAGCTGTTACTCGGCGACGCAGTACTCGTGCCACGGCATCCCGGTGGACGACGGCCGCCGGTACAGCTTCCGGGCCCGCGTCTCGTAA
- a CDS encoding MFS transporter, producing MQHSYDSLDRPGGFSRVNLLAPLRHRDFALLWGGQTGSLVGDGVFLVAMAWQVYAISNAPTALSMVGIAMTVPTIVLLLAGGVVTDRFDRRHVLIAADTVRGVAVTLMAVLSLTGTLELWHMFGLVALYGAGTAFFGPAFDAIVPSLLPESQLAQANSLDQFVRPIAFRLAGPAIGGWLVAGLGVGTAFAVDAASFALSAAMVLSIRAETAPVHRTGSVTGDLRRGFRFVRENVWLWGTLVSAAVAYLLFLGPVEVLLPYIVKNSLHGSAADLGMVFAAGGIGSVGAAIVMSQRGQPRHTITVIYASWTLATLAVAGYGLAGAPWQLMAASFAFNALETVGTIVWVTLKQREVPTAMLGRVSSLDWLISIGLLPISFALTGPVAGAIGAQATLMAAGSAGAVVTVAALFLPGMRNVERAPALPERLPEAPGRGSARSGATSEAA from the coding sequence ATGCAGCATAGCTACGACTCGCTCGACCGCCCGGGCGGCTTCAGCCGCGTAAACCTGCTCGCGCCGCTGCGCCACCGCGACTTCGCGCTGCTCTGGGGCGGTCAGACCGGCTCGTTGGTCGGCGACGGCGTCTTCCTCGTGGCGATGGCCTGGCAGGTGTACGCGATCTCGAACGCGCCGACCGCGCTCTCGATGGTCGGCATCGCGATGACCGTGCCCACCATCGTGCTGCTGCTCGCGGGGGGCGTCGTCACGGACCGCTTCGACCGGCGCCATGTGCTGATCGCGGCCGACACGGTGCGCGGCGTCGCGGTCACGCTGATGGCGGTGCTGTCCCTGACGGGCACCCTGGAGCTGTGGCACATGTTCGGCCTGGTCGCCCTCTATGGCGCCGGCACCGCGTTCTTCGGCCCGGCGTTCGACGCGATCGTGCCCAGCCTGCTGCCGGAGTCTCAGCTGGCGCAGGCGAACTCGCTCGACCAGTTCGTCCGGCCGATCGCCTTCCGGCTCGCCGGCCCGGCGATCGGCGGCTGGCTCGTGGCCGGGCTGGGCGTTGGCACCGCGTTTGCGGTGGACGCCGCGTCCTTCGCGCTGTCGGCGGCGATGGTGCTCTCGATCCGGGCAGAGACGGCGCCGGTGCACCGCACCGGCTCCGTGACGGGCGACCTTCGCCGCGGCTTCCGCTTCGTCCGCGAGAACGTCTGGCTGTGGGGCACGCTCGTGTCGGCGGCCGTCGCCTACCTGCTGTTCCTGGGCCCGGTGGAGGTGCTCCTCCCGTACATCGTCAAGAACAGCCTGCACGGCAGCGCGGCCGACCTCGGCATGGTGTTCGCCGCCGGCGGCATCGGCTCCGTCGGGGCCGCAATCGTGATGAGCCAGCGCGGCCAGCCGCGGCACACGATCACGGTGATCTACGCCTCGTGGACGCTCGCGACGCTGGCCGTGGCGGGCTACGGCCTGGCAGGCGCCCCCTGGCAGCTGATGGCGGCGAGCTTCGCGTTCAACGCGCTCGAAACCGTCGGCACCATCGTCTGGGTGACCCTCAAGCAGCGGGAGGTGCCGACCGCGATGCTGGGACGGGTCTCGAGCCTGGACTGGCTGATCTCGATCGGGCTGCTGCCGATCTCGTTCGCCCTGACCGGGCCGGTGGCCGGCGCGATCGGCGCCCAGGCGACGCTGATGGCGGCCGGCTCCGCCGGCGCCGTGGTGACCGTGGCGGCGTTGTTCCTGCCCGGCATGCGGAACGTCGAGCGAGCGCCGGCGCTGCCGGAGCGGCTGCCCGAGGCGCCGGGACGCGGCTCGGCGCGCAGCGGCGCGACGTCCGAAGCGGCGTGA